Proteins encoded within one genomic window of Bradyrhizobium sp. AZCC 1719:
- a CDS encoding sensor domain-containing protein, which translates to MADSNRQAGRKNWIPAQALACLLAIAAPCGPAWGAASSSSFAPASYIGEFDSAMVWEFLIGGIVVVSFLAAIGIWILSALRGAKRAQLQRSAFISSALNNLNQGVMMTNAQNRVVFCNDRFLEMYGLSRTEISSSMTGRELLQLRRERGLLNLTVEEFGNLARRPEGVVTELPNGRSVLSKIFRLPNGGTIGTHEDCTEQRQLSRKLASTTKFLESVLDNVPVCVAAKNIEDGRYIFANRAFERFSRFSRDHIIGKRADEISRPETAKSIEAADQAALTAPEGYHRSEYVVERGEEKRVVSANRVVARNENNKPEFLITLFDDVTDRRSLSRELENTKKFLELVVDNIPVSLIVERVSDGRYLLANRSAETILNRRREDATGLTATDIFNPREAKLIIARDEAAIKKRGLLTEEHPISTKDGLRLFLTRRMTVLDEAGEPQYLIKTHEDVTDRRQTESRMAHMAYHDGLTDLPNRAAFLQALAQMIEACAGTDEEFAVLCVDLDGLKEINDVFGHAMGDKLLIEVAGRIQACARGGVVARLSGDEFGLIIDGKQPEAGKALAEKLAQTMSDEFVIDGKSVRTGVTTGISVFPHNGSDAASLLANSGAALFRAKQKSRGSISIFEPEMDQQIRDRRVLHQDLSMAIRNGELSLYYQPQAAAGSTIANSKVIGFEALARWIHPVRGFVSPGDFIPLAEESGLIVEMGVWILREACREAASWPVPMQIAVNLSPAQFMHGDLVSLVHSILLETGLAPDRLELEITEGVLIEDFDRGLALLRRLKALGVRISMDDFGSGYSSLSYLQAFPFDKIKIDRAFVMNLGRNPQSAAIVRAVIDLGHGLEMSIVAEGVETQEQLGFLADEGCDAVQGYFLGKPQPIGHYAGLVGRSAANAVETARKLASA; encoded by the coding sequence ATGGCTGACAGCAACCGGCAGGCAGGACGGAAGAATTGGATTCCGGCGCAGGCCCTCGCCTGTCTGCTCGCCATTGCTGCGCCGTGCGGGCCGGCGTGGGGGGCCGCATCCTCCAGCAGCTTTGCGCCGGCGAGCTATATCGGGGAATTCGATTCCGCCATGGTCTGGGAGTTCCTGATCGGCGGGATCGTCGTCGTCTCCTTCCTGGCCGCGATCGGTATCTGGATTTTGTCGGCGCTGCGCGGGGCGAAGCGCGCGCAATTGCAGCGCAGCGCGTTCATCAGTTCGGCGCTCAACAATCTCAACCAGGGCGTGATGATGACCAACGCGCAAAACCGCGTGGTCTTCTGCAACGACCGTTTCCTCGAAATGTACGGGCTGAGCCGCACCGAGATTTCGAGCAGCATGACCGGCCGCGAACTGCTTCAACTGCGGCGCGAGCGGGGACTGCTCAATCTTACCGTCGAGGAGTTCGGCAACCTTGCCCGCCGCCCGGAAGGTGTCGTCACCGAACTGCCGAACGGCCGATCGGTGTTGTCGAAGATCTTCCGCCTGCCCAATGGCGGGACGATCGGAACGCATGAGGATTGCACCGAGCAGCGCCAATTGTCGCGCAAGCTGGCATCGACCACCAAATTTCTGGAATCGGTGCTCGACAACGTTCCGGTCTGCGTCGCCGCCAAGAACATCGAGGACGGCCGCTATATCTTCGCCAACCGTGCGTTCGAGCGATTCTCGCGCTTCTCCCGCGATCACATCATCGGCAAGCGCGCCGACGAGATCTCTCGGCCCGAAACCGCGAAAAGCATCGAAGCGGCGGACCAGGCGGCGCTGACCGCGCCGGAAGGCTATCACCGCAGCGAATACGTCGTCGAACGGGGCGAAGAAAAGCGCGTTGTCTCCGCAAACCGCGTCGTCGCGCGCAACGAGAACAATAAGCCGGAATTCCTGATTACGCTGTTCGACGACGTCACCGACCGCCGGTCGCTGTCGCGCGAACTCGAAAACACCAAGAAATTCCTCGAGCTGGTGGTCGACAACATCCCGGTATCGCTGATCGTGGAGCGCGTCAGCGATGGGCGCTACCTGCTCGCCAACCGCAGCGCCGAAACCATTCTCAATCGCCGCCGCGAGGATGCCACAGGCCTGACCGCTACCGACATCTTCAATCCGCGTGAAGCCAAGCTGATCATCGCGCGCGACGAGGCCGCGATCAAGAAGCGCGGCCTGCTCACCGAAGAGCACCCGATATCCACCAAGGACGGGCTGCGGCTGTTCCTGACCCGCCGCATGACGGTACTCGACGAGGCCGGCGAGCCGCAATATCTGATCAAGACCCATGAGGACGTCACCGATCGCCGCCAGACCGAGTCGCGTATGGCGCACATGGCCTACCATGACGGTCTGACGGATCTGCCGAACCGCGCCGCCTTCCTGCAGGCGCTGGCCCAGATGATCGAGGCCTGTGCCGGCACTGACGAGGAATTCGCGGTGCTGTGCGTCGACCTCGACGGCTTGAAGGAAATCAACGACGTGTTCGGCCACGCAATGGGCGACAAGCTCCTGATCGAGGTTGCAGGCCGCATCCAGGCCTGCGCCCGGGGTGGCGTGGTGGCCCGGCTCTCCGGCGACGAGTTCGGCCTGATCATCGACGGCAAGCAGCCGGAGGCGGGCAAGGCGCTTGCCGAAAAACTCGCGCAGACGATGTCGGACGAGTTCGTGATCGACGGCAAGTCGGTGCGGACCGGGGTGACGACCGGCATCTCGGTATTTCCGCATAATGGTTCGGATGCGGCTTCGCTGCTGGCCAATTCCGGCGCGGCGCTGTTCCGCGCCAAGCAGAAGTCGCGTGGCTCGATCAGCATTTTCGAACCGGAGATGGACCAGCAGATCCGCGACCGCCGCGTGCTGCACCAGGATCTCTCGATGGCGATCAGGAACGGCGAATTGTCGCTGTACTACCAGCCGCAGGCCGCGGCGGGCTCGACGATCGCCAACAGCAAGGTCATCGGCTTCGAGGCGCTGGCGCGCTGGATACATCCGGTGCGCGGCTTCGTGTCGCCCGGCGATTTCATTCCACTTGCCGAAGAAAGCGGCCTGATCGTCGAAATGGGCGTCTGGATCCTGCGCGAAGCCTGCCGGGAGGCTGCCTCCTGGCCGGTGCCGATGCAGATCGCCGTCAACCTGTCGCCGGCGCAATTCATGCATGGCGATTTGGTCAGCCTGGTGCATTCGATCCTGCTCGAGACTGGCCTCGCGCCCGACCGGCTCGAGCTCGAAATCACCGAAGGCGTGCTGATCGAGGATTTTGACCGCGGTCTGGCACTGCTACGGCGGCTGAAGGCGCTCGGCGTGCGCATCTCGATGGACGATTTCGGTTCCGGCTATTCCTCGCTGAGCTATCTGCAGGCCTTCCCGTTCGACAAGATCAAGATCGACCGCGCCTTCGTCATGAATCTCGGGCGCAATCCGCAATCGGCGGCGATCGTGCGCGCCGTCATCGATCTCGGCCACGGCCTCGAAATGTCGATTGTTGCCGAAGGCGTGGAGACCCAGGAACAGCTCGGCTTCCTCGCCGACGAGGGCTGCGACGCGGTGCAGGGCTATTTCCTCGGCAAGCCCCAGCCTATCGGGCACTACGCCGGGCTGGTCGGCCGCAGTGCCGCAAATGCCGTCGAGACTGCGCGCAAGCTCGCCAGCGCCTGA
- a CDS encoding glycerol-3-phosphate dehydrogenase, whose translation MADYDLAIIGGGLNGVSIARDAAGRGLRVILLEQGDLAAGASSASPRLIHGDLASLERRHFLRVRTALAERDIWLKIAPHLVRPMRFAIPAHSDERPDWQLRSWLLLYDRLASRSGLPASATVDVTHHPVGNALKRPFGTAFEYSDCIVDDSRLVVLTAVDAAARGAVIRSGARCTRAERGKEWRLATIDRGFRQVITARAIVNASGAWTSSVAETVLRVPPPKVAAEQMDQIVVRRLFDSDNIYVFQNSDGRLIFASPYERDFTLIGTASHAFKGDPAIVAMAAGDVAYLCDAANRYFRERIETVDVVRTLSGANMVRNAASGRDGAMTLDHGRARAPLLTVFGGDVTTSRLRAEQAVTKLTPFYPMSPRWTATAPLPGGDFAWDRFDNEVEEVRERWRFLGKEEARRLVAAYGSNVKAILGDAKERGELGPAFGPELTGAEVRYLMLREWARFPDDILWRRSKLGLTMPPADREALAAFMAAAV comes from the coding sequence ATGGCGGACTACGATCTCGCGATCATTGGCGGCGGGTTGAACGGCGTCAGCATCGCGCGGGACGCCGCCGGCCGCGGCTTGCGCGTCATCCTGCTGGAGCAGGGCGATCTCGCCGCGGGCGCGTCGTCGGCCTCGCCGCGGCTGATCCACGGCGATCTGGCGAGCCTTGAGCGCCGGCATTTCTTGCGGGTTCGCACGGCGCTCGCCGAGCGCGATATCTGGCTCAAGATCGCGCCGCATCTGGTGCGCCCGATGCGCTTTGCGATTCCCGCCCATTCGGATGAACGCCCGGACTGGCAGTTGCGCTCATGGCTTCTGTTGTACGACCGGCTTGCCTCGCGCAGCGGTCTGCCGGCCTCGGCGACTGTCGACGTCACGCATCATCCCGTCGGCAACGCGCTGAAGCGGCCGTTCGGCACCGCCTTTGAGTATTCCGACTGTATTGTGGACGATTCCCGGCTGGTGGTGCTCACGGCCGTCGATGCCGCGGCGCGCGGCGCGGTGATTCGTAGCGGCGCACGCTGCACCCGGGCCGAACGGGGCAAGGAATGGCGGCTGGCGACGATCGATCGCGGCTTTCGCCAGGTGATCACGGCAAGGGCGATCGTCAACGCCAGCGGCGCCTGGACGTCGTCCGTCGCCGAGACGGTGTTGCGCGTGCCGCCGCCGAAGGTTGCCGCCGAGCAGATGGACCAGATCGTGGTTCGCCGCCTGTTCGACAGCGACAATATCTATGTATTCCAGAACAGCGACGGGCGGTTGATTTTCGCCAGCCCCTATGAACGCGATTTTACCCTGATCGGCACCGCCAGCCATGCTTTCAAGGGCGATCCCGCCATCGTTGCGATGGCGGCCGGTGACGTCGCCTACCTCTGCGATGCGGCGAACCGCTATTTCCGCGAGCGGATCGAGACGGTCGACGTGGTGCGTACGCTTTCCGGGGCCAACATGGTGCGGAACGCCGCGAGCGGGCGCGACGGGGCGATGACGCTCGACCACGGCCGCGCAAGGGCGCCGCTGCTCACCGTGTTCGGCGGCGACGTCACGACGTCGCGGCTGCGCGCAGAGCAGGCGGTCACGAAGCTGACGCCGTTCTATCCGATGTCGCCGCGCTGGACCGCAACGGCGCCGCTGCCCGGCGGTGATTTTGCCTGGGACCGCTTCGACAACGAAGTCGAGGAAGTGCGCGAGCGCTGGCGATTTCTCGGCAAGGAAGAGGCGAGGCGCCTGGTCGCGGCCTACGGCTCGAACGTCAAGGCGATCCTGGGCGACGCCAAGGAGCGCGGCGAACTCGGCCCTGCTTTCGGGCCGGAATTGACGGGCGCAGAGGTCCGCTATCTCATGCTACGGGAGTGGGCGCGCTTTCCGGACGACATTTTGTGGCGGCGCTCCAAGCTCGGCCTCACCATGCCGCCCGCGGACCGCGAGGCGCTGGCGGCGTTCATGGCGGCGGCTGTGTGA
- a CDS encoding GlcG/HbpS family heme-binding protein has product MNVRNLVAATAISCLLASSAAAQEAIVTYKSLSPEVALDLARATLADCRKRGFQVSVAVVDRFGVTQVLLRDRFAGAHTVSTASGKAWTAVSFRTSTTELVANSQPGTMQSGIRDLPGVVIIGGGLTVEAAGSLVGAVGVSGAPGGDADEACAKAGIDAIRDKLDF; this is encoded by the coding sequence ATGAACGTTCGGAATTTGGTGGCAGCGACGGCGATCTCTTGCCTGCTCGCCAGCTCGGCCGCCGCCCAGGAAGCCATTGTCACCTACAAATCGCTGAGCCCCGAGGTGGCGCTCGATCTGGCGCGCGCGACGCTGGCGGATTGCCGCAAGCGCGGCTTTCAGGTGTCGGTCGCCGTCGTCGATCGCTTCGGCGTGACGCAAGTGCTGCTGCGCGACCGCTTTGCAGGCGCACATACGGTTTCGACCGCCTCGGGCAAGGCGTGGACGGCCGTCAGCTTCCGCACCAGCACGACCGAACTCGTTGCCAACAGCCAGCCCGGAACGATGCAGTCCGGAATCCGCGATCTGCCGGGCGTCGTCATCATCGGCGGCGGGCTGACAGTCGAAGCGGCAGGTTCGCTGGTGGGCGCTGTCGGCGTCTCCGGAGCTCCCGGCGGCGACGCGGACGAAGCCTGCGCCAAAGCAGGCATCGATGCCATACGAGACAAGCTCGACTTCTAG
- a CDS encoding tetratricopeptide repeat protein, with protein MNRDRYDLPLTTASDRAAAHYRDGVDCMLSAWHGAEDAFDKAIAEDPGFALAHIGRARLHQLNMEGSKARALAAQARELAAGAPPREKGHVEIMAAVIENKPKVALTGAEAHLEEYPRDAQVLSILLGAFGLYAFSGRPDHDAAKLAICERHARHYGEDWWFVSYLGWSHTEAGNLSTGRSLSERAMGLRSANANAAHGLSHAMFEQGDMEAGRNFLWQWMPAHDRQSFLHGHLAWHVALTLLDAGDLDGALAIYEQHIKPAGRPYPPLNIFTDGASLLWRLALAGQTGLEAHWRDIAAYGEKYFPQAGAHFADVHFALATAMTGSDALETRLAQLEARAANGKLLPGQTAIDLCRGIRAFAEGDNAEAIRLLEPALAELTRIGGSHAQRELWEDTLIVAYLRAGRGEAAASRISARLDRRPSARDEAWSRQALQN; from the coding sequence ATGAACCGCGACAGATATGACCTCCCGCTGACAACCGCCTCGGATCGCGCCGCGGCGCATTATCGCGACGGCGTCGACTGCATGCTGTCGGCGTGGCACGGTGCCGAGGACGCCTTCGACAAGGCGATTGCGGAAGATCCGGGCTTTGCGCTGGCGCATATCGGTCGTGCCCGGCTGCATCAGCTCAACATGGAGGGCAGCAAGGCGCGTGCTCTTGCCGCGCAAGCCCGCGAACTGGCGGCCGGCGCCCCCCCGCGCGAAAAAGGCCATGTCGAGATCATGGCTGCCGTGATCGAGAACAAGCCGAAGGTCGCGCTGACCGGCGCCGAGGCGCATCTCGAAGAATATCCGCGCGACGCGCAGGTGCTGTCGATCCTGCTCGGCGCGTTCGGTCTCTACGCGTTCTCGGGCCGTCCCGATCACGATGCGGCCAAGCTCGCGATCTGCGAACGCCACGCACGGCATTATGGCGAGGACTGGTGGTTTGTCAGCTACCTCGGTTGGTCGCACACCGAGGCGGGAAACCTCTCCACCGGCCGGAGCCTGTCCGAGCGCGCGATGGGGCTGCGGTCGGCCAACGCCAACGCGGCGCATGGCCTCTCGCATGCGATGTTCGAGCAAGGCGACATGGAAGCCGGCCGCAACTTCCTTTGGCAATGGATGCCCGCGCATGACCGCCAGAGCTTTCTGCATGGGCACCTGGCCTGGCACGTCGCGCTGACGTTGCTCGACGCCGGCGATCTCGACGGCGCGCTTGCGATCTACGAGCAGCATATCAAGCCGGCGGGCCGGCCGTATCCGCCGCTGAACATCTTTACCGACGGCGCCTCGCTGCTGTGGCGGCTTGCGCTGGCCGGCCAGACCGGGCTGGAGGCGCATTGGCGGGATATCGCCGCCTATGGCGAAAAGTACTTTCCGCAAGCCGGCGCGCATTTTGCCGACGTTCATTTTGCGCTGGCCACCGCAATGACCGGCAGCGATGCGCTGGAAACGCGATTGGCGCAACTCGAAGCACGCGCAGCCAACGGCAAGCTGTTGCCGGGGCAGACCGCCATCGACCTCTGCCGCGGCATCCGCGCGTTTGCGGAAGGCGACAATGCGGAGGCGATCCGCCTGCTCGAACCGGCCCTTGCCGAGTTGACGCGGATCGGCGGCAGCCACGCCCAGCGCGAATTGTGGGAGGACACGCTGATCGTGGCGTATCTTCGCGCCGGTCGCGGCGAAGCGGCCGCGAGCCGCATCTCGGCCCGGCTCGACCGCAGGCCTTCGGCGCGTGACGAGGCCTGGTCGCGGCAAGCGCTGCAAAACTAA
- a CDS encoding YdcH family protein, which translates to MALQAHLVELERKHKILENELHEALVHLSTDDLQIVELKRRKLMVKDQIERLKQTADETLH; encoded by the coding sequence ATGGCACTACAGGCGCATCTTGTTGAACTTGAACGTAAACACAAGATTCTCGAGAATGAATTGCACGAAGCGCTCGTGCACCTTTCCACAGACGACCTGCAAATTGTCGAGTTGAAGCGCCGCAAGTTGATGGTCAAGGATCAGATCGAGCGGTTGAAGCAAACCGCCGACGAAACCCTCCACTAG
- a CDS encoding ABC transporter permease, giving the protein MSTRRIFAHPARYAAIAPYLWMVLFFLVPFGFVLKISLSQTAIAQPPYVPVFDFSEGWTAIKAAFAQLSFDNFRLLISDSLYISSYLRSVVVAVTSTLILLLIGYPIAYGMARLPLRWQPIAMMLVIVPFWTSFLIRIYAWINILQHDGLLNKILLALHLVSSPVVWLSTDSAMYLGIVYSYLPFMILPLYATLSKMDTSLLEAASDLGSSPLQAFWLVTFPLSLPGVGAGALLCFIPIIGEFVIPDLLAGSGSMMIGQTLWLEFFTNKDWPVAAAAAVALLVLLVPPLLLYDRLQRRTLEGAK; this is encoded by the coding sequence ATGAGCACGCGCCGCATCTTCGCGCATCCGGCGCGGTATGCCGCCATCGCGCCCTATCTGTGGATGGTGCTGTTTTTCCTGGTGCCGTTCGGGTTCGTGCTGAAGATCAGTTTGTCGCAGACCGCGATCGCGCAGCCGCCCTATGTACCCGTGTTCGATTTCTCCGAAGGATGGACTGCGATCAAGGCGGCCTTCGCGCAGTTGTCCTTCGATAATTTCAGGCTGCTGATCTCGGACAGTCTCTACATCAGCTCCTATTTGCGCAGCGTCGTTGTTGCCGTAACCTCGACATTGATCCTGCTATTGATTGGCTATCCGATCGCCTATGGCATGGCGCGGCTGCCGCTGCGCTGGCAGCCGATCGCGATGATGCTGGTGATCGTGCCCTTCTGGACCTCGTTCCTGATCCGGATCTATGCCTGGATCAATATTTTGCAGCATGACGGGCTGCTCAATAAAATTCTGCTCGCGCTGCATCTGGTCTCGTCGCCGGTGGTGTGGCTCTCGACTGACAGTGCGATGTATCTCGGCATCGTCTATTCCTATCTGCCGTTCATGATCCTGCCGCTGTACGCGACGCTTTCGAAGATGGACACCTCGCTCTTGGAAGCCGCAAGCGATCTCGGTTCGTCGCCGCTTCAGGCGTTCTGGCTGGTGACGTTCCCGTTGTCCTTGCCCGGTGTCGGCGCCGGCGCGCTCTTGTGCTTCATCCCGATCATCGGCGAATTCGTGATCCCCGATCTTTTGGCCGGCTCTGGGTCGATGATGATCGGCCAGACGCTGTGGCTGGAATTCTTCACCAACAAGGACTGGCCGGTCGCCGCCGCCGCCGCGGTCGCCTTGCTGGTGCTGCTGGTGCCGCCGCTGTTGCTCTACGACCGGCTGCAGCGCCGCACGTTGGAGGGCGCGAAGTGA
- a CDS encoding ABC-F family ATP-binding cassette domain-containing protein, whose product MTVINIRNLGVTLNAPLFSRLNLVVNAGDRIGLVAANGRGKSTLLRCIAGLMEPGDGEITRSRGLTIGYVEQDMPSVLMDTPFEAAVLEALPVERRQSESWRVEMALESLEVPEALRRRPLKQLSGGWQRLALLARVVVTEADVLLLDEPTNHLDLARIGWLENWLNALPRDMPFVISSHDRAFLDATTNRTVFLRPEQSQIFSLPYTRARAALSEVDASDERRYQRDVKAAQQLRQRAAKLNNIGVNSGSDLLLQKTKQLKQRAEKLEDSVKPAHLERSAGTIKLANRGTHAKVLIALDDAAVAAPDGRLLFKTGKQFICKGDRIVLLGPNGTGKTRFVAMLRQAIENSEAMRACIKVTQSLALGYCGQDLADLADADTPMRTIVSRFDVGDQRARALLAGAGLSVAMQSRPIGRLSGGQKARLSMLLLRLAQPNFYLLDEPTNHLDIEGQEALEDELLEHQASCLLVSHDRNFMRTVGNRFWLIEKKKLVELEGPERFFASIGATG is encoded by the coding sequence ATGACCGTCATCAACATCCGCAATCTCGGCGTGACGCTGAACGCTCCGCTGTTTTCCCGACTGAATCTCGTCGTCAATGCCGGTGACCGTATCGGGCTCGTCGCAGCCAATGGGCGCGGCAAGTCCACGCTGCTGCGCTGCATTGCCGGCCTGATGGAGCCAGGCGATGGCGAGATTACTAGATCGCGAGGATTGACGATCGGCTATGTCGAGCAGGACATGCCGTCTGTGCTGATGGATACGCCGTTTGAGGCTGCGGTGCTCGAGGCGCTACCCGTCGAACGACGGCAAAGCGAAAGCTGGCGAGTCGAAATGGCCCTGGAGTCGCTGGAGGTGCCTGAGGCGCTGCGGCGGAGGCCGCTGAAGCAACTGAGCGGCGGCTGGCAGCGGCTTGCCTTGCTTGCCCGCGTCGTGGTGACCGAGGCCGACGTGTTGCTGCTCGACGAGCCAACCAACCATCTGGACCTCGCCCGGATCGGTTGGCTTGAAAATTGGTTGAACGCGCTGCCGCGCGATATGCCGTTCGTGATATCGAGCCATGACCGGGCCTTCCTCGACGCGACCACGAACCGCACGGTATTTTTGCGACCCGAGCAGTCGCAAATATTTTCGTTGCCCTATACGCGGGCCCGCGCCGCGCTCAGCGAGGTGGATGCATCGGATGAGCGGCGCTACCAACGTGACGTAAAGGCGGCCCAGCAGCTTCGCCAGCGCGCTGCAAAGCTCAACAATATCGGCGTCAATTCCGGTAGTGACCTTCTGTTGCAAAAGACGAAGCAACTGAAGCAGCGAGCCGAGAAGTTGGAAGATTCAGTAAAGCCCGCGCACCTGGAGCGATCCGCAGGGACGATCAAGCTGGCCAATCGCGGAACACATGCCAAGGTTCTGATTGCGCTGGACGATGCCGCCGTCGCCGCCCCGGACGGCAGGTTGCTTTTCAAGACCGGCAAGCAGTTCATCTGCAAGGGAGACCGGATCGTGCTCCTGGGACCGAACGGGACCGGCAAGACCCGGTTCGTGGCGATGCTGCGCCAAGCGATCGAAAACTCGGAAGCCATGCGGGCCTGTATCAAGGTTACGCAATCGCTTGCTCTCGGCTATTGCGGACAGGATCTTGCCGACCTTGCAGATGCAGACACGCCGATGCGCACGATCGTCAGCCGATTCGACGTTGGTGATCAGCGGGCACGCGCATTACTCGCCGGCGCAGGCCTGTCGGTTGCGATGCAGAGCCGTCCGATCGGCCGGCTTTCCGGCGGACAGAAGGCGCGCCTCAGCATGCTTTTGCTGCGGCTTGCCCAGCCGAACTTCTATCTGCTCGATGAGCCTACCAATCACCTGGATATCGAGGGGCAGGAGGCGCTGGAAGACGAACTCCTGGAGCATCAGGCAAGCTGCCTGCTGGTTTCACATGATCGCAACTTCATGCGCACGGTCGGAAACCGGTTCTGGCTGATCGAAAAAAAGAAGCTGGTGGAACTGGAGGGACCGGAGCGCTTCTTCGCATCGATCGGCGCAACCGGCTGA
- a CDS encoding ABC transporter ATP-binding protein, giving the protein MAPADDTPLLRIEGVSKKFGDFRAVDRLSLDINAGEFFALLGPSGCGKTTLLRMLAGFETPDEGRILLGGRDIAPVLPHERPVNMMFQNYALFPHLSVRDNIAFGLKRAGMARAAIDTRVGEMVALVKLDGMEKRRPDQLSGGQKQRVALARSLARRPKVLLLDEPLAALDKKLRESTQLELMELQRRLGMTFIVVTHDQEEAMTMANRIGVMDAGRLEQVATPRDLYEAPASRWVAQFVGDVNLFDGEVTSYEDHRLTIATRDGGSIVVAEPRDLVGKTVVSVAIRPEKVKLSRRGPGSDGGNAHAINRLEGVITDVSYLGGSTVYKIKLDSGAVVRSSIANTARLDINTLSTGQRVVVWFTPDDCVVLER; this is encoded by the coding sequence ATGGCGCCGGCCGACGACACGCCGCTGCTCCGCATCGAAGGCGTATCCAAGAAATTCGGTGATTTCCGCGCAGTGGACCGGCTCTCGCTCGACATCAACGCAGGCGAGTTCTTTGCGCTATTGGGCCCGAGCGGCTGCGGCAAGACCACGCTGCTCAGGATGCTTGCCGGTTTCGAGACCCCGGACGAGGGCCGCATCCTGCTCGGTGGCCGCGATATCGCGCCGGTGCTGCCGCATGAGCGGCCCGTCAACATGATGTTCCAGAACTACGCGCTGTTTCCGCATCTCTCGGTCCGGGACAACATCGCGTTCGGCCTGAAGCGCGCCGGGATGGCGCGCGCCGCCATTGATACCCGCGTGGGCGAGATGGTCGCGCTGGTCAAGCTCGATGGCATGGAGAAGCGCAGGCCGGATCAGCTTTCCGGCGGCCAGAAGCAGCGCGTGGCGCTGGCGCGCTCGCTGGCGCGGCGGCCCAAGGTCCTGCTGCTTGACGAGCCGTTGGCCGCGCTCGACAAGAAGCTGCGTGAAAGCACGCAGCTCGAACTGATGGAACTGCAGCGCCGCCTCGGCATGACTTTCATTGTCGTCACCCACGACCAGGAAGAGGCGATGACGATGGCGAACCGGATCGGCGTCATGGATGCCGGCCGGCTCGAACAGGTCGCTACCCCGCGCGATCTCTACGAGGCGCCTGCCTCGCGCTGGGTCGCCCAGTTCGTCGGCGACGTCAACTTGTTCGATGGCGAGGTCACCTCGTACGAAGACCATCGCCTGACGATTGCGACCCGCGACGGCGGAAGCATCGTGGTCGCCGAGCCGCGCGATCTCGTCGGCAAGACGGTGGTCTCGGTTGCGATCCGTCCCGAGAAGGTCAAGCTGTCGCGCCGCGGCCCTGGATCGGACGGGGGCAATGCGCACGCGATCAACCGGCTCGAAGGCGTCATCACCGATGTCAGCTATCTCGGCGGTTCGACGGTCTACAAGATCAAGCTCGATTCCGGCGCAGTGGTGCGCTCGTCGATCGCCAATACTGCGCGGCTTGATATCAACACGTTGAGCACCGGTCAGCGCGTGGTGGTGTGGTTCACGCCCGACGATTGCGTGGTGCTGGAACGATGA
- a CDS encoding adenylate/guanylate cyclase domain-containing protein, translating to MRGVIRPTVFLAIIGLLGGIAYRYFIDDPTEATPSYYLRSSLHGMGITLAAWGVHLYFTSRRSEWISKWPLLAELAVRSAAMTIVVASAALVLQMALYGEWIETKWLIEKFPIVVAFSFFASLLIMSAFELTRLVGSRVLFNVALGRYRSPVREARVLMFLDLAGSTSLAESMGELRVQGLLTRFFFDIDGAIVAHGGEVHAYVGDEVIVTWPLDHRMSAGRCIDCFFAIADIIANKADAYRQEFGMVPSFRAGLHAGYVVISECGSSRRQLAYFGDTVNVTARLQEHCKEVGRNLLVSSDLLQHMKLKPAFVTEALGEVRLRGRASAIEVFAVERRG from the coding sequence ATGCGGGGCGTGATCAGGCCAACCGTTTTCCTGGCGATCATCGGCTTGCTCGGGGGAATAGCCTATCGCTATTTCATCGACGATCCGACTGAAGCAACGCCGTCGTACTATCTCCGGAGCAGCTTGCACGGGATGGGCATAACGCTGGCCGCCTGGGGCGTTCATCTCTACTTCACGTCGCGACGAAGTGAGTGGATCAGCAAATGGCCGCTGCTGGCGGAACTGGCGGTGCGCTCCGCGGCCATGACCATCGTCGTCGCGAGCGCGGCGCTGGTCTTGCAGATGGCGCTGTACGGAGAATGGATCGAGACGAAGTGGCTGATTGAGAAGTTTCCCATTGTCGTTGCGTTTAGCTTCTTCGCGTCCCTGCTCATCATGTCAGCTTTCGAACTGACTCGGCTGGTCGGCAGCCGCGTGCTGTTCAATGTGGCGCTCGGGCGTTACCGAAGCCCGGTGCGGGAAGCGCGCGTATTGATGTTTCTCGATCTGGCAGGCTCGACCTCGCTCGCGGAGTCAATGGGAGAATTGCGCGTGCAGGGCCTGCTCACCCGGTTCTTCTTCGACATCGATGGCGCGATCGTCGCGCATGGCGGCGAGGTTCACGCCTATGTCGGCGATGAAGTCATTGTGACGTGGCCGCTCGATCACAGGATGTCGGCGGGCCGCTGCATCGACTGCTTCTTCGCGATTGCCGACATCATCGCAAACAAAGCGGACGCCTACAGGCAGGAGTTCGGCATGGTGCCGAGTTTCCGCGCCGGCCTGCACGCCGGTTACGTGGTGATCAGCGAGTGCGGCAGCTCACGCCGCCAGCTTGCCTATTTCGGCGATACCGTGAACGTGACGGCGCGACTGCAGGAGCACTGCAAGGAGGTTGGCCGGAACTTGCTGGTGTCTTCCGACCTGCTGCAACACATGAAGCTGAAACCGGCCTTCGTTACCGAAGCGCTTGGAGAGGTTCGCTTGCGCGGCCGCGCGTCGGCAATCGAGGTGTTTGCCGTCGAGCGACGTGGCTGA